The Streptococcus marmotae genome contains the following window.
ATCGTCCTTGGCTCTGCTACAAGTTAGGACGATTTTTTATTTGTTCTTGCTGTTCATTATGGCTACTATCAGACCACCGAAGGCAATCATCAAGCTGAGTACTTCATAAACG
Protein-coding sequences here:
- a CDS encoding putative holin-like toxin, with protein sequence MYVSHEIQEKGAADLVVYEVLSLMIAFGGLIVAIMNSKNK